The Ptychodera flava strain L36383 chromosome 3, AS_Pfla_20210202, whole genome shotgun sequence region AAgggatatttacaatatttataccatttgaattgatttcaaatgcaaagtagTAATGTATTATAAGCAATTACGAACTAAATTTATTCTTAGAAAAAAAGCACTAGGGAAAGGGCCAAATATTATGCCCAAAAATATTGCTAACGCGTGTAACAATGTCTGTCCAACTCTATGCGAATTGATAATATGAGAACAATAAATATAGTGAAGGCTGTAAGCTGCAACAAACCACTCATACATTTGACTAACAATGAAATCTTCCACTATGTAACATTCTTTATTCTGTCTTTATTGAAGCTTGGGTTCTCTTgcagttaaaaatatttctggaagGAGTGTGTCCACATGTTACACGTGTTAActcatttccaaaatcaagatttaaaaaaaattcttttggtattcattgctgaaattttgtcatttgaggGTGCCCTAAAGTTCATGTTTTATGGCGCAATTGAATATAAACCGATGGCCACCATTACAGAGAGCACCTGAATGGCAGGATGTGTGTCCTCTTTGTTACACGCGTTACCGTTGTTACACGCGTGGAAGTAATTGTAGTTTAATTAAATACTGGATAgaataatgttaatttgttttttagtgtgacaattctatctgtatcagaaagttactgaaagctttctttacAACTATTGATGCACCTTAGATGCCCATATCGTTTATGAACGAATTGGACAGAACTGATGATGTGTGTCCAATGTTACATACGTTATCCCATAGACAATACAGGGGTCTTCCCTCTGTTGTCTATATGGTTATCCACAGAGCCAATTTATAACAATTCACATCATAATTCTGAGGTATTTAACTTCgtcatgacatatacatatataaatcaatcaagtacatttattcaGAATGGAACACACACAATTTGTGTATAAAGCCAATCCAGTGTCTGTATATGTTACATACGTTGCCAGTTGCCATAACGTTGCATCAGATATCCTCCTCTTCTGATAATATTAAGATTAAAACATCTTCTGAAGTGTGTTTCTAGTTCTTATAGACTAATgggtttctttcaaacttggcacagggATGATAATGGGATACATGTgatcaaatacaatacaatgtcatgtctgtccatgttacaCGCGTTACTGTTGCcgcgacaatttgccctccttcttaaacaagaaattatttatcttaaaaaaaatattttagatgACACACCTGTAGTACTGTCCACCCACTCAACTTTTAGATTCAgattaataaatttaatttttgaccttATTGTCACAAAGTGGTTGCACTTTCCTGTGGAATGACTCATATAGGAAATGGCAATAGACACGATACTTCACGACATTTTATAgccttgaaatgaaaatatcctGTAATAATATTATCATCTAATTTGTGTACTGTTCGTGGGTTTCAAAAATATGGCAATGTCTGTTACCTGTATGTTTCATCAGCTTTGGAATAAAATCATTCCAGAATGCACACTCCTTGGCTTTCAGAGCTCGTTTGGTTTCCATCTTTAGTGACAGATCTTTGTACTCTAATCCGGGTACTTTGAAGAGAGGCCAttctgtttgtttctcatcttccGACAATTCTCCGTCAATATGGGATAAGTTGGGGTTTCTGAAAATGGGTTGGAAATTGTCATAGCGTCTacatttttgtctgtctgtctgtctgtctgtctgtctgtcagtctgtctgtctgtctgtctgtctgtctgtctgtctgtgtgtatagggatgggtggatggatggatgtaggtggattgatgtacgtacatatggatggatggattgacgtcTTCGATAATCGTTTTCTGATTTACATgagatgaaattcaaagtcagaGGTATAGGTTTGTCAGTTAGAAGGACACGATCATGATGGCTGATTTTCCCTCGATGACGGAAACTCATGGGGAGAAATTGAGTTTGAAAACGCCGATTTAAAAGACCGATTTGAGACGAATTATATGGATCAGCAATGTTATCCTGTCATCCTATTAAACGTTCTGACATTTGCATTTCCACTCTCTGATATTCAAACCTCAACCAGCAAATACATAATGCCAATGGTCATCTTACCCCGTCTTGGCGAAGTTTGTCCAATACTTCATAATCTTTAAAGTCAGCGTGACCTCATCATCTGACATTGTCCAGTTCATCGCACTGTCGAAATGATAACCGAACACGAAGGGAATATCCTCCGCGTGCGTAGCTTTCAACCATTTCATCTTAAAGAGCGACTTGGCGGGTATGTGAGTCATTTGATACTGGTACACGTTGGAGCCAGCCTCGAAGTGCGCACGTGCAGACAAATCGGCAGGGCACACGAAGTACATGTCTCCGTTCGTCTGACTTAACGCTTCGACGTAATCGGCGTCTTCCGAATCTGCGTCCTCCCAGTTGACGTACATGAGCTTAATGGCGTCGACCACGGCTGGGTTGGAGCTTTTGTCGCTTCCCAAAAAGAGAGACGACACCGATTCGTAAGTGGTTTTGTTCATGAAGACCTCCGTGTCATTGGCGTTATCGAGAAAAAACATAATTAAGAATGTCCTTCCTTCATCAGCCATCGTTCCAATTAGAATATCAGTGCCTCTCTTTGGAAAACTACGGTCTCGAATGAGATCCTCGGGTGACGTCTTGAGGAAGTTGCCGTCAACGACTGGAGGAAATGGAATCAGGTCTGAAATTCCAGTAAGATTGGCCAGTTTTCCCTATGGAAAAAATCCAACATAAAGGAAAGGTATACTTTTATTGATGATGATTTCTTGATATTGCTTGTAACCACTTGTTGTTTTAAGACAATCATTTCTGAATGTTTAGATAAATCAGAGGAAATCTGATTTTCTCCCATTTACATTGGCCTATATGGATGTTATTTGTTACGTGCATGACCAATATACGGGTAATTTTACGTTAAAAATATGTAatatatgatatttattgatcatGTCCATAACTTCTAGATGGATAATTCCTGCAGTTCCCAGTTATATCACAGAGAGAGACGCAGAGATTCACACACTCAAACACAGATAGACTCATAattcttaaaaaaaattcttacattttccaAATTTCCTATTTCCGTAAGATCTTCAGCAGACGCGCCACGTAAACACTGAATCAATTCCTCCGATGTGTCTTTCTCGCAATCGACCAGTTTACCCACGCCGTGTGCTATCTTGCTTAGCTTTGTTTTATCCTTACGGAAAAACCCTGGCATGGTCGATGTACcactctgagagagagagagagagagagagagagagagagagagagagagagagagagagagagagagagagagagagagagagagagagagagagagagagagaggacagACATAGCAGCAAGAGATATGTTCAAGGAGTGAATAGAGATACAgattaaaacagaaaatatgACCAAGACTGTTATCTACTATATACTAGGAGGACACTACAGACTGCAGACCTCAACGTTATTATGGATTAAGCTTACTAAGACAACGAAGAGCTACTCTTCgtaaaaactgtgaaaattacGGTCAGTTAGAGCTTTCGTATATGCTGTTCTTTAAAGAAATTACTCAGTAGGCCTTTATAAAACAAACTCATAATGGAATTCAGACTTTATTATGTGTGCATTTAACAATGGAACTATGCGGGAAAGGCTATAGCTGAACTAACTTAAAattgtcatttcaaaatattgcgTAATGCAACCAAAGTTCCCTAGAAAATAGTTGTAGCCTTCTGAAAGCGTTGTCCCCTATTGTCGTCTTTAAATTGAGAGTGTTTTTGAACAATTGTGTTTCTTGCAGACAAAATGAATACCGGTTGCAGGAGATGGTTGAAATAAAGGAATACCTCTTTTATTTACACGAAATGATGAGACGGCATGTTACAATGCTGAGAGACGTCTAGAGGAGTTACAAGCACGGAAGGATCGATGCAGTGTACTGACCAGGTAGATAACAGATTAAAATTGACCTATACGTCACAAGTTCTGAAGAATATAGGTACTATTATTGCAATTTGTAAACTATTCAACAACTACTTTAAATGTAACAGTACGGTCCGAGAGCAATTTAATACAACGGCGTATATAAACATAATCTCGGTCAAAATCTTACCTCCATTATTACACGATGAAACAGACCGTCGGTCAAAGGTGATAGCATCAGGTATTCGATACTTATCGCCCCGGCACTTTCACCGAATAATGTCACTTTCTTGGCATCTCCGCCGAATGCTGTAGAAAACGGAACAATACACGGAATCAGACCAATGATGGCGCATTGTATACTGTGAAACATTCTTGACAGTAGATCTATACGATGGCCGAGAGAGTTCTTccgatgcaaaatgcaaaattcaaaatgcaaaattcaaaatgcaaaatgcaaaatgcaaaatgcaaattcaaaatgcaaaatgcaaattcaaaatgcaaaatgcaaaatgcaaaatgcaaaattcaatacttggAAACGAGGCTTGACAGACGCCATCTTGGTCGGATATTTATGATGGCTAGATTTTCATAACTATTTTGAGTTCTTCATCAAAGATTGCTTTCTCATTTCATAGTTTCGATCTAAAGCATTTGTTTGTGATCTGGGCCGTGAAAAGTATCAATCTGGCGACCACATAATTACAGCGGCATGGTTGATTTTCTGATGATATGACAACAAACGGACAGTTTTTTATGGGTTGCCTATACAGGGTAAAATACTTCCTTTTAGTCAATATTACGGTCTTTTCGGAATACAAGTGATAGGGATACGACAAGCCATCGTAAGCATAACAGAAAAATAGtggtatttttacatttgacCATGTTGACCTAATATTGAATATGTAAACCTAATATTCAGGGAACTAAGGTTTCATAGAGCTcgttattaaagggacataagctgtaacttgtggcactTTTTTCAGTactctgcttctgtatatcaactaccgtatCTGACCCCAATCCTttatcatgctgaaattttgagtatccTTTTTGTCaatacagcttgtatgtgtgtagtgatcattgtttattgtttacaaatgaattctaatccggacttgaataaaattttcaacaataacaatggagattatactcatataggttatgttgatatgctaaatacttggcattaaatggcagtttagggattcaatgcagaaagtgaagtggaaaccacaaaacaaaatttctgaaaaaaacagcCAAAAGATTCTGCTTAGGGAGCTTTAAACAAGTAATGTTATATAGCAAGTAATTTACACTGCCTGCATTCTTCTAATTTCTGCTAAATCGTGAGTGGTCGACAATTGAACGTCAACTCTAATGATGAATGCagcaaattcatgaaaaataataatgcCTAGAGTTCGAAAATAAATTTAACAGCACATTCAATTTGCATCTCTTTTCCAAACACCAAAGAATACGAAATAGTGCAGCtcgatatcttttttatttgtttataacaTGTAATGAAGAGGATGTTTACACGCCATGCCTAGTCGAATATCGTATTTCTTGTGTTTTTGGTCTCAGTATAGACCACAAAAGTTAAATAGACTATGTTTATACCCTATTACAGCACAAAGCGCCTTTGCACAATACACTTAATGCTGGACATGTGTTCATACTATAGGGTCAGAATGTGAATGTgttgttgatacacagaacaaaactacTAAAAGCAGTCGGAGTTACTGGGCCTTTAATTCAATTGTATTACATATAAGCCTAAGGTATGTATTAAGTATATAAGTCATCGTTTCCAAgtaatgaattttgaattttgcactgcaaaatgcaaaatgcaaaatgcaaaattcaaaatgcaaaatgcaaaatgcaaaattcaaaatgcaaaattcaaaatgcaaaatgcaaaattcaaaatgcaaaatgcaaaatgcaaaatgcaaaattcaaaatgcaaaatgcaaaatgcaaaattcaaaatgcaaaattcaaaattcaaaatgcaaaatgcaaaattcaaaatgcaaaatgcaaaatgcaaaatgcaaaatgcaaaatgcaaaattcaatacttggAAACGAGACGTTACATACTTAATATACATTCCTTAGGCTTATAGGTAATACTATTGAATTAAAGGCACAGTAACTAATCCATGGCATTtttaggccaaccatattttgatgtggaaatcacagaaatacatgaaaatttaaatctaaattgcattttgttacGGATTTTAGACCTAAGGAAATGACGTTTACAAGCTAATTTTATATAAACCGCTGCGATTTTGTGAACGAATTCGAAGATTTAAATTGCGCAAGGTGCGCGATACATTTTGCGGCTAGGCATTTTTTTAGTTTGGAAAGAGATTAACAATTGTGTGGAATCggctttaaattgatatttacgagtgttgactagcaatattgcgcatgaagtagttgctcttgtgcgacgtgttctgtcttatgcgtgaaacaaaatcgaatattgcaatttgatacactgcCCTTATTTCAGATAATGCGATTTTCGATATTTGTTTGGACccgacaatgttacatttttagtgatAATCCCGTCTCACTGAGACTGATACATTTTAGGCAAAAGATCCATCCGCGCCTATACTGTCGACGGTTTCCTCAACAGCTTGTGTCTACATGTAAAAAGTGCGCTCCTTCCTGCCcttgtgatactttctgataaaactgcaaagttagTGTCTATGCTGAGCCGCTGTTAATTCAGCCTGaggctgatctgaaagtctggcacaaggatagctatggatctagaacggctgtcagtcgatgatagttacataaaggCACTTTTTCAAGTTGATccgggaaaagtgaaaaaagaaagtatgAAAAGATATCGAGCTGTAGAGAACTGCAAATTAATTACGTGTTTATTAAACCcccatcaattattttattctgaataaggaacgcatCTAGCCGAAAAGTAGTTACCCTGAAACTTTGTCCACTCTGGCAAACGCAAACTCAATAACAGCTCTTTTGGGATTGGAGGCGGGGGGGGGGAGCATAGTGACCATGTGTCGTCCtttcggaaacaaagcagagtaactcgtttctaattaaatatgcctgactgaAACTTTCACTTAATGTGAAacttattatgtttggcatagcCGTCCGACTAGCGACgccaggtcaaggtcaacattaaagccgcaattttcaatcccaggttctcgcattagtggagttctcctcccagtcaaacacttggccagtatgatgtttgatttctataccattaattacacaaactgatctcaaccttatGGCTTCTTTTGCTtctcctgcaaacagagtttatacaaggttagcgtttgattgacagtccgctcaaatcgccaatggtcattgattcccaacaccaacgctcgaatttcctaaaaaatcgtcttccagtcgcgttagaatttaaatataaccacagagttcgatcggcagcagcttcgcgctgactgcttggcagttttctgccctgttgcggccggaaaaaactaaaaagtggcagtttctggagcgtgtgcccgcgtgttgcctatttggtgtccacttacacagtgaacacAACCACGGCTTAGCGCCCTTTTAaaaggaggctccgcctttacaaatgaaacattgacaaacgaattaacttcctgttctacaccaaatttcgatattcgatttattcctAGCATATTGCAAGGCGATGGTCTTTACATCTTCTCACTTCTTTCGTGCCAACATTGCATATGTGCTGGATTTCGAGCTAATACGCGTTTATTtctctaatatcatcatcaaatataagctggctgcgtaatgcacggcgttacatgtaaaatccgatgttggaTATGGCAACTCTAAAACGACAATCACGGAAAGAAATATGAcgatatttcagaattcctCCTTCGATTTCGACATTAAAATTCGGTTGGCCTAAAAATGCCACGGATTGTAACTCCGACTGTTTCAGTCCTTTTGTTCTGAGTATCAACACAACATTCCCATTCTAACCCTAGAGTATGAACACATGCCCAGCATTAAGAATTTCAACAAAGCCTGTTATGACTAATGGCCATTGCTATGctgaaaaaattaattaaagtgaGGACTATAATCTATGCCCAACAATAATATTGCTGATAGTACACATGGCAGCTGTGTTGAGAAgccaatttcattttgatttcaggccaaccgaattttaatgtcgaaatcgaagaagCAATAATATCGTCATATTTCTTTCTGTGATTGTCGTTTTAGAGTTGGCATATAAACAtcgcattttacatgtaacgccgtgcattacgctgccagcttatatttgatgatgatattggAGAACTAAACGCATATTGGTTTGAAATCCAGCACCTATGCATTGTTCGCATGAAATAAGTGAGAAGATACAAAGACAATCGCTTTACAATATGCTTggaataaatcgaatatcgaCATTTGGTGTAGAACCGGGAGtttcatttgtcaatttttcatttctaaTGCTGACGTCACAAATCGGACGGTTATGCCAAAAATAATAAGCTGTAcattaaataaacttttcagTCAGGCGTATTTAATTACAAACGagttactctgctttgtttccgaaatAGAGACGATACATGGTCACCATGCCCCATCCCATCCCGATAGAGCTGCTATGGAGTTGCGTGTGACAGAATGGACAAAGTTTCAGGGTACCTACTTTTCGGCTAGATGccttccttattcagaataaaataattaattgattGGGGTTGATAAACACGTAATTGATTTGCTGTTCTCTAAGGCTTAAtgtcttttcttctttctttttcacttttcccgggatcaagaagtgcctttatgtaactatcatcgactgacagctgttctagatccatagctgttcttgtgccagactttcagatcagcctCAGGCCGAGTAAACAGCGTCTCAGCATAGACACTACcgttttatcagaaagtatcaccATGGCAGGAAGAAGTGCCTTTTTTAGGCGTCAGCTATTAAAGAAACCGTCAACAGTATAGGCGCGGGCGGATGTTTTATCTAAAATGTATTATAGTCTGAGTGAGACGGGATCATCGCtaaaaatataaacatggtCGGGTCAaaaccaatatcgaaaatcgcatatccgaaataaggggctgtgtatcaaatagcaatattcgattttgttgctcgcataagacagaacacgtcGCACAAGAGCAACTACTTCATGCGCAATATTGGTAGTCAACACTAGTAAACATCAATTTAAAGCCGATTCctcacaaatgtttttctcttttaaaaCTAGAAAAATGCCTGGCCGTATCGCGCACCTAGCGCAATTTAATTTTCGAATTCATTCACAAATTTGCACCGATTTATGTAAAATTGCTTAAAAACGTCATTTCCTTAGGTCTGAAATCTgtaacaaaataatttatcggGTCTTTCTGTGATTTCCACATTGAAATATGGTTGGCATAAAAATGCCATGGATTATGTGGTCGCCAGATTAATACCTTTCACGAGTCACGGCCCCGATCACAAACAAAGTGAGAAAGCAATCTTTGATGAAGAACTCGAAATAGTTATGAAAATCTAGCCATCATAAATATTCGACCACGATGGCGCCTGTCAAGCCTCGTTTTcaagtattgaattttgaatttgaattttgaattttgaattttgcattttgcattttgaattttgcattttgaattttgcattttgcattttgcattttgaattttgcattttgcattttgaattttgcattttgcattttgcattttgaattttgcattttgaatgttGCATTGGCAGAACTCTCTCGGCCATCGTAGATCTAGAAACACTATTTCTTatcctttaaaattttgattttaatgacAGATCAATACCTGCTATGTTGTCGTGAACCCACTGCAAAGCCAACACTTGATCGAGGAAACCATGATTACCGGTGGCGTGCTCATCACCTGTAAGGGGAAAACAGATAGAACTTACTGGATACCGAATCACTCTTCGATGACTGTATGCCGCGAAACGTTAACAACCAAGACTCCCTGTCAAAGTGTCATCATGTTGAAAACCACATCAAGAGTCCTATTAGTATAtgattaaggtagtacgctcctggaaagagaaagacttgaccttttgctcaacttttccccatgaatctttcaaccattcttaatcaagaatgaaatttagggggtcaccgtgcaaaatttagtactagaaagaaagaaattccCTACgatataccgatatttgaaattaaaaacggGCCGCAACTCCTAAGGTaactttatggggaaaaataaaatttccgatttttccgaaaaactaagacggtgaaaagttgtcttacttcaagagctttaaaatgagaccccacaaggggtagatcagaaaagtgttGAATAAGTTTGAGAgctcgaatatctgtccccgagactcattctaccttaagccaACCGTTTCGATATTATGTTATCTTGGTTTCTGAGATGGAACTTACCGGTCGACAAAAAGCCGAAAGGACCCAGCCGGTAATTAATTGTCACCACGATGACGTCACCAATGGCAGACAGAGCTGTGAGGTTGCAGCCGGTTCCCCCCGAGCCCATGAAGAGGCCGCCACCGTGGATGAATACCATGACAGGAAGTTCATCGGCCTGAGTGTGAGAAATACAAAAACGTAAATGCCCCTAGCTGAAATTTGATGTATTTGTCGCCGTTTTTATTCAACCCCCCCTCATGTATTTGGGTTTCGCTGATTttgtttttgctgagtcatttaTCGTTAAagtttaatttaaaaaagaataataaagaaaaaataatgcttCAATGGAATATTTTCTTGACTAACAGGTTGGTGTACCGAGctgtaatatatttttattattttcctctaaataatcgaattttgactaggatgactcagcaaaaaccaAATGACCAAACCCAAAATACATGAGCGAATGTTTATGatattattcaatatttttctattCTTTGGGGCAAAATGACTTCTTTTTTCAGACAAATACCTGTTACTTTTCGTTTACTTGATATTTCACAGTTTTGTAGATTTGACTTGGTTTgaatccgtggcattattaggccaaccatatttcgatgtggaaatcagagaaagacatgataaattatgtctaaattgcatGTTGTCACAGATTTCAGACCCAAGGAAACGACGTTTACAAGCTAATTTTACATAAACCGCTGCGATTTTGTGaacgaattcgaaaatttaaattgcgcGAGGTGCGCGATACATTTGGCGGCCAGGCATCTTTctagttttgaaagagaaaaacatttgtgtggaatcggctttaaattgatatttacgagtgttgactagcaatattgcgcatgaagtagttgctcttgtgcgacgtgttctgtcttatgcgtgaaacaaaatcgaatattgcaatttgatacactgccccttatttcggatatgcgattttcgatattggtttggacccgacaatgttacatttttagtgataatcccgtctcactgagactgatacattttagacaaaacatccatCCGCGCCTATATGTCAACGGTTTCCTCAATAGCTGGCGTCTACATGTAAAATCCTGCCcttgtgatactttctgataaaaccGCAAAGTTAGTGTCTATGCTGAGCCGCTGTTAATTCAGCCTGaggctgatctgaaagtctggcacaaggatagctgtgatatcgcagcggtactcgtGGCGTATCggacgcgctcgggtcattggggtcatcgccactgtggcgatgaccccaaacgaatgacccgagcgcgttcgacacacgccacaagtaccgtagactctccacagtcgctgtgcctagttttgtgcgcgccgcgatgggcctgcattcgaaggctgtgcagctgtgagcacgcgctgccagacacagcgactgtccgttcttgcaagtatatgaatattcataagggtagtgatgtcaaaagaaacacctatctaactgggcggagagaatatatactagtagctggtacaCTTATATaggcggtatgtttttatttttcatttttaatttatttggctatgctacctgtcatttttgttttgattaacggatgtgtggagttctataaagtacccggatcaggcagaaatccgaccggtcgcttgcaagaacgtccagaccctgggattcgcgtcgcgtctctgaagggcgcgcgcgtgttccaacagggaagaacgcgaatcgcagggtctctgccagactacaagtaccgctgcgatatatCACAGCTAGCACAAGGACAGCTATGGATCTAGAACGGCtgtcagtcgatgatagttacataaaggcacttcttcaagttgatcccgggaaaagagaaaaaagaaagtaagaaaagaTATCGAGCTGTAGAGAACTGCAAATTAATTACGTGTTCATAAACCcccatcaattattttattctgaataaggaacgcatCTAGCCGAAAAGTAGGTACCCTGAAACTTTGTCCACTCTGGCAAACGCAACTCAA contains the following coding sequences:
- the LOC139129910 gene encoding fatty acyl-CoA hydrolase precursor, medium chain-like, encoding MLTMAAVRFVVFVATLLVCDAADDPIVEVKSGKVAGRVMEFAHKDVKVQCKVHVFQGIPFAEPPVGGLRFRAPEPKSPWQGVRDAKELGNACMQPAIPLLPVEEPKSEDCLYLNIFAPQTGADKLPVMVWIHGGGFVHGSGGTGYDGTALAAIGDVIVVTINYRLGPFGYLSTGDERVTGNYGFLDQVLALQWVQDNIAAFGGDAKKVTLFGESAGAISIEYLMLSPLTDGLFHRVIMESGTSTMPGFFRKDKTKLSKIAHGVGKLVDCEKDTSEELIQCLRGASAEDLTEIGNLENGKLANLTGISDLIPFPPVVDGNFLKTSPEDLIRDRSFPKRGTDILIGTMADEGRTFLIMFFLDNANDTEVFMNKTTYESVSSLFLGSDKSSNPAVVDAIKLMYVNWEDADSEDADYVEALSQTNGDMYFVCPADLSARAHFEAGSNVYQYQMTHIPAKSLFKMKWLKATHAEDIPFVFGYHFDSAMNWTMSDDEVTLTLKIMKYWTNFAKTG